Genomic segment of Myxococcus stipitatus:
CCGTTGAAGCCCGAGGCCAGCTCCGAGTCCGAGTCCCGCGAGCGGAAGGTGCCGACGACAGGGACGGAGAATCCCACTTCCGGCATCAGCCGGAAGCCCTCGGTGACGCGAAGCGCATACCCCACCGAGGTCCCCACGTTCAGCAGGTTGACGGCGGCGCTCTCCCCTCCGCCCCCCGCCCCGATGCGGGTGTAGGACACGCGAGGCCCCAGCACGAACTCCGAGCCCCCCGACGTCTTGAAGCCCACGAGCAGGGGCACCGCGACATTGACGTAGCTGCCCACCACCGCGTCCTCGTCCGTGCCCACGAACAGGCCCATCACCGACGGCGCCAGGGAGATGGCCAGGTCGGGGTTGTCGGGATGGGTGAGCAGGAACTTCGACTGGAGTTCCGCGAGCGACGACCCGATGCGCACGCCCAGGTCCACGCGGTCCGACACGCCGTAGCGCATCGCAAGGTCGATATGGGGGTAATAGACACCCTCCACGTCCTCTCCGCTGACGACACCCGCCCCACCCAGGCCCGGCTCCATGGCGAACTGGAACCTGCCTTGGCCCAGTGTGTCGGCGGTCTGCACGTGACTCACCGAAACACAGCCAGTCCCCCAGAAGCCCAGACACATCGCGGCAACGAATGCGAGACGCTTCACCATCGGGTTCCCCCCTGGAACGTTTGAAACGCTTCGGCGCCGTCTGACGTTGGGTGCTTTTGGATATTCACCCGGGACTGGAGTCCCTGGGGTGACAGCGAGTGGGGGCCAGCGAGAGAATGCACGTCATATGAGACAGCTCGACCAGGAGCGGTTGCTGGGGGCCTACCGGGCGACGCGGTATGTCATCCGCCCTCACGCCTCCACGGACGGCGTGGAGCAGGTCTTGAGGGTGGGCAGGCTCCACCCCTCGCTCGACGCGGCGCTGGCGGCGCGCGGCCATCGCGAGTGGGCGTTCCTGACGGCGTGGAATCCTGGCTCGCGCCCTCGGAGCAAGGAAGAGAACCAGCGCGCGCAGGAGCGGCTGGTCTCCCAGCTCATCGCGGGAGGCTGGGGCGTGGCGCCCGCCATTGGCGAGGCCGAGGACGGAAGCTGGTCCGAGCAGAGCCTCTTCGTCCCGGGTCTGCCTCGCGCGGACGCGGAGCGCTTCGGCCGCGCGCACGGACAGGTCGCCGTGCTGGTGGGCCGGGTGGGCGGTCCCGCCGAGCTGCTGTTCTGCCAGTACGACGCCGCCCCGTGACACCTCCGTGAGACGGCGTCGAGGCAAGCGCTTCACCGGGGTCGCCATGAAGTCACGGTGGGGCCCCTGAAACCGGGTAGGGTGTCCGCCCTGCACGCAGGAGCCGCATCCATGTCACAGCCCCCCCGTCCGCCGTACCGCCTGAGCGCGCGCCCCAGCGTCTTCCTCCTCGCCGGAGCCTTCATCACGGGGGCCGTCCTCTTCGCCCACGGGGGCTGCGGCAGCGAGCCCGGTGACGCGGGGCCGACCGACGCAGGCTCGACGGTGAGCGTGCAGGTGCTCGCGTTCAATGACTTTCACGGGCAGCTGGAGCCGCCCACCGGGGGCGGAGGCCAGATCCTGACGGGCGTGGAGGACGGCGGGCCCGTGCGAGTGAACGCGGGCGGCGTGACGTACTTCGCCCGGCACATCGCCCAGCTGCGCGCGACGCAGCCCCACACGGTGGTGGTGGCGGCCGGAGACCTGATTGGCGCCACGCCGATGCTCTCCGCGCTCTTCCACGACGAGCCCACCATCGAGGCGATGAACCAGATAGGCCTGGACCTGGTCGCGGTGGGCAACCACGAGTTCGACGAGGGCAGCACGGAGCTGCTGCGCATGCAGTCCGGCGGCTGCCATCCGGTGGATGGCTGCCAGGACGGCGACGCCTTCCCCGGCGCGAGGTTCAAGTACCTGGCGGCCAACGTGGCCACGGCCGTGGACCGCACGCTGTTCCCCCGCTACGACGTGCGCGAGTTCGAGGGCGTGAAGGTGGCCTTCATCGGCATGACGCTGGAGGGCACACCGGAGCTCGTCACCCCCACGGGGGTGAAGGGGCTCGTGTTCAAGGACGAGGTGGAGACGGTCAACGCGCTGGTGCCGGAGCTGCGGCGGCAAGGCGTGGAGACCCTCATCGTCGTCGTACACGAGGGCGGAGTCCCGGCTCCGGGCTCGCTGGTGAACGAGTGCAAGGGCTCGGGCGCGGACGGCCGCATCTCCGGGGCCATCGTCAACATCGCGAAGGACCTGGACGACGCGGTGGACGTCATCGTCAGCGGCCACACGCACCAGGCCTACAACTGCGTCATCGACGGCAAGCTCGTCACCAGCGCGGCCTCCGTGGGCCGGCTCGTCACCGACATCGACCTGACGTTGAGCAAGGCCACGGGCGACGTGCTGGAGGCGAAGGCGAACAACGTCATCGTCACGCGCGACGTGGCGGAGGACAGCGCGGTGAAGGAGCTGGTGGCGAAGTACCAGCAGCGCGCCACGCCGCTCGCCAACCGCGTCGTCGGCTGGGTGTCGCAGACGCTCAAGACGCCCTTCACCCAGATGGACCCCGCGGGCCAGTCCACGGTGGGCTTCGTCATCGCGGACTCGCAATGGGAGGCCACCCGGGCCGCGAACCTGGGCGGCGCCCACGTGGCCTTCATGAACCCGGGCGGCGTGCGCGAGGAGATATCCCGAGACCCCGGCAACCCCGCCGACGTGGGCGAGGTCACCTACGGCGAGCTCTTCACCACGCAGCCGTTCGGCAACACCCTCGTCACCCTGACGCTCACGGGCGCGCAAATCGAACAGCTCCTGGAGCGGCAGTGGCAGCAGTCGGGCCCCAACCTCATCACCCGAATCCTCCAGCCGTCGGCGGGCTTCTCGTATGCGTTCAGCGCCTCGGCGCCCCTGGGCAGCCGCGTCGACCCGGCCTCCATCCGGCTCAACGGCGTGACGCTGGACCCGGCCGCGCCGTACCGGGTCACCGTCAACAGCTTCCTCGCCAGCGGCGGCGACGGCTTCGACGTGCTGACCCAGGGCAAGGACCGGCTGGGAGGCGCCGTCGACATCGACGCGCTGGAGGTCTACATGAAGGTCCACAGCAGTCAGGCCACGCCGCTGCCCGCCCCCGCCCTGGACCGCATCACCCAGCTGCCGTAGTCCCTCGGCTCAGGGGACGGGCCCGCGCCCCGCACCCCCTCCCGAGGGGGCATCCGCGCCCTGGCCCGGGACGACGACCGGGGGCGTGGTGGAGCCCGGGACGATTTCAATCTCCTGGGCCCGCGTCACCTTGCGGGCCAGCTCGTCGAACTCCAGCTCCACGCCCCGGCCGGGCCGGTCCTTGAGCCCGAAGCGGATGCGCCAGAAGTTGGGGCGGATCTCCACCGCCTCGCCGGACTCGGCCAGCAGCAGGCTGTTGTGGCGCGCGTACTCCTGCCCCGCCTGGATGACGTCCCGCTCCCCCAGCTCCGCCTGCACGGTGGACGAGGAGGGAGGCTGCGGCGGCCTCCCGGTGGGGCCATTGCCGGCACAGCCCACGGCGACGAGCAGAGCGGTGGGCAGCAGGAATCGGCGGAGGGGGCACGAGCGGGTCCAGGCCATGGGTCCAGTTTGAGCATTGGCCATGCCACCGGGCACCCGAGGGAGCGGCCTCCATGACGCGCGAGCCTTGCGCCCGCTCGCCGCCCCGGCGCACGCCCTGCGCGAAGGGGGGCCTGGGAGTCCTCCGAGGAGCAGGCGGGCGGGAATCCCCGCGCCACAGCCCGCGCACGTCAGGAGGCTTTCGGGTCCCCGCTCCGCCATGAGGAGCGGGGACCTCCCCTGAAAGGGGCTACTTCGCGCCCGGCGTGGGGGGCGAGAGGCGCTGCTGCTTCTCCACGACCTCGTCGATGATGCCGTACTGGCGGGCATCCTCGGCGCTCATGAAGTAGTCGCGCTCGGTGTCCTTCTCGATGCGCTCGATGGAGTGGCCCGTGTGCTTCACGATGAGGCCATTCAGGTAGCTGCGCAGGCGGAGGATCTCCTTGGCCTGGATGTCGATGTCCGTGGCCTGGCCCTGCGCGCCGCCCAGCGGCTGGTGAATCATGATGCGGCTGTTGGGCAGGGCGTAGCGCTTGCCCTTGGCGCCGGCCAGGAGCAGCAGCGCGCCCATGGACGCGGCCTGGCCCACGCAGATGGTGGACACCGGACACTTCACGTACTGCATGGTGTCGTAGATGGCCAGCCCCGCGGTGACGGAGCCACCGGGCGAGTTGATGTAGAGGTTGATGCCCTTGTCGGGGTCCTCGGACTCGAGGAACAGCAGCTGGGCGACGATGATGTTCGCCACGTCGTCGTTGACGGGCGTGCCCAGCATGATGATGCGGTCCTTGAGGAGCCGGCTGTACAGGTCATACGCCCGCTCGCCGCGGTGCGTGGTCTCGATGACGAAGGGGACGTTCATGGCGCCCCTACCCTAATCGCCCTCGCGCCCTCGCGCCCGCCCGTTCTTCCCTCACCGTGCGCTGGACCACCTTTGGTGCGGGCCCCGCCCCCCGGATACCCCCTTGGCGGGCATCCGGACGGCGGGTGTAGGACACCCGGGTGGCTACAGGCCGGTCATCTTCTCCGGACGGACCCAGGCGTCGAACTGCTCGGCGGTGACCAGCCCCAGCGCCACGGCGACTTCCTTGAGCGTCTTGCCCTCCTTGTGCGCCTGCTTCGCGATGCGCGCCGCGTTGTCGTAGCCGATGTGCGGGTTGAGCGCGGTGACGAGCATCAGGCTGCGCTCCAGGTTCTCCTGGATGCGGGCGTGGTTGGGCTGGATGCCCACCGCGCAGTGGAGCCGGAAGCTGCGCATGCCGTCCGCCAGGAGCCGGCAGCTCTGCAGCAGGTTGTGGATGATGAGCGGCTTGAAGACGTTGAGCTCGAAGTTGCCGGAGGCGCCCCC
This window contains:
- the clpP gene encoding ATP-dependent Clp endopeptidase proteolytic subunit ClpP, coding for MNVPFVIETTHRGERAYDLYSRLLKDRIIMLGTPVNDDVANIIVAQLLFLESEDPDKGINLYINSPGGSVTAGLAIYDTMQYVKCPVSTICVGQAASMGALLLLAGAKGKRYALPNSRIMIHQPLGGAQGQATDIDIQAKEILRLRSYLNGLIVKHTGHSIERIEKDTERDYFMSAEDARQYGIIDEVVEKQQRLSPPTPGAK
- a CDS encoding bifunctional metallophosphatase/5'-nucleotidase encodes the protein MSQPPRPPYRLSARPSVFLLAGAFITGAVLFAHGGCGSEPGDAGPTDAGSTVSVQVLAFNDFHGQLEPPTGGGGQILTGVEDGGPVRVNAGGVTYFARHIAQLRATQPHTVVVAAGDLIGATPMLSALFHDEPTIEAMNQIGLDLVAVGNHEFDEGSTELLRMQSGGCHPVDGCQDGDAFPGARFKYLAANVATAVDRTLFPRYDVREFEGVKVAFIGMTLEGTPELVTPTGVKGLVFKDEVETVNALVPELRRQGVETLIVVVHEGGVPAPGSLVNECKGSGADGRISGAIVNIAKDLDDAVDVIVSGHTHQAYNCVIDGKLVTSAASVGRLVTDIDLTLSKATGDVLEAKANNVIVTRDVAEDSAVKELVAKYQQRATPLANRVVGWVSQTLKTPFTQMDPAGQSTVGFVIADSQWEATRAANLGGAHVAFMNPGGVREEISRDPGNPADVGEVTYGELFTTQPFGNTLVTLTLTGAQIEQLLERQWQQSGPNLITRILQPSAGFSYAFSASAPLGSRVDPASIRLNGVTLDPAAPYRVTVNSFLASGGDGFDVLTQGKDRLGGAVDIDALEVYMKVHSSQATPLPAPALDRITQLP
- a CDS encoding DUF3293 domain-containing protein, translated to MRQLDQERLLGAYRATRYVIRPHASTDGVEQVLRVGRLHPSLDAALAARGHREWAFLTAWNPGSRPRSKEENQRAQERLVSQLIAGGWGVAPAIGEAEDGSWSEQSLFVPGLPRADAERFGRAHGQVAVLVGRVGGPAELLFCQYDAAP